In Persephonella sp. IF05-L8, the following are encoded in one genomic region:
- a CDS encoding molecular chaperone TorD family protein, with product MEERIQETQARINMYGLLSRLFIEEIDEETLKKIKETPELLELFPKTKEWDKFNEKDIKSLIEEDLNVDFTTVFLLNVYPYESVFMNDEGHIDASITNPTLVFYREHGYSIDLNETRALSPDHIAVEMEFMMTVAKEELDALQKGNKEEADKLREIQKKFLEEHLANWGTIYLLAAKDMAETPFYQDVCELALEFILSDYDYLAEAIEEATV from the coding sequence ATGGAAGAAAGAATTCAGGAAACTCAGGCAAGAATAAATATGTATGGACTTTTATCCAGATTATTCATTGAAGAAATTGATGAAGAAACTTTAAAAAAGATAAAGGAAACTCCAGAACTTTTAGAACTTTTCCCTAAAACTAAAGAATGGGACAAATTTAATGAAAAAGATATAAAGAGCTTAATTGAAGAAGACTTAAATGTTGATTTCACAACAGTATTTCTACTTAACGTTTACCCTTATGAGTCAGTATTTATGAATGATGAGGGACATATAGATGCCTCTATAACAAATCCCACACTTGTATTTTACAGAGAGCATGGATACTCCATTGACCTTAATGAAACCAGAGCCTTATCTCCAGACCATATTGCAGTAGAAATGGAATTTATGATGACTGTAGCAAAAGAAGAATTAGATGCTTTACAAAAAGGAAATAAAGAGGAAGCAGATAAGCTGAGAGAGATACAAAAGAAATTCTTAGAAGAGCATCTTGCAAACTGGGGAACTATATACTTACTTGCAGCAAAAGATATGGCTGAAACTCCATTTTATCAAGATGTATGTGAACTTGCCCTTGAGTTTATATTATCTGACTATGACTATTTAGCAGAGGCTATTGAAGAAGCAACAGTTTAA
- a CDS encoding 4Fe-4S binding protein, translating into MKNNPLRFKFSNCVHIYYKGSSCDLCVSVCPIEEAIIQEDYKIIVNFEKCISCGACIGICPSEAFYFENLDFYELHKKLIEQKQNILSCKRDIPCLSAFNIEYLVATVLKLQEDLVLDIGYCSECQIGTLLERIKNTAKETNYVLEQLGSKFRVKLEELKIQPENKQENDRRSFLKRFTKTAAGLTFWALMPEISVKEEDEKDSLKNIVEKKVQLKKRKALIEALKNLNIPEEKQNEIKFSVEKISFTSDKWIDNYKCTNCSVCYNICPTGALKPGAERLQILFEPALCIKCKVCHEVCPEDCLHLKDKLPLNIFLNETEILAKHIMIPCEECMVPFSYKGDTTLCPRCRELEEEIKDLLKIED; encoded by the coding sequence ATGAAGAATAATCCATTAAGATTTAAATTTTCAAATTGTGTTCATATCTATTACAAGGGTTCTTCTTGCGACTTGTGTGTTTCTGTCTGTCCTATTGAAGAAGCCATAATCCAAGAAGACTATAAAATTATTGTTAATTTTGAAAAATGCATATCCTGTGGGGCATGTATAGGAATATGTCCATCTGAAGCCTTTTACTTTGAAAATTTAGATTTTTATGAACTACATAAAAAATTAATAGAACAAAAACAAAACATTCTAAGCTGTAAAAGAGATATACCATGCTTATCAGCCTTTAACATTGAGTATTTAGTAGCTACCGTTTTAAAACTTCAGGAAGATTTAGTCCTTGATATTGGCTATTGCTCAGAATGCCAGATAGGAACACTCCTTGAAAGGATAAAAAATACAGCAAAAGAAACAAATTATGTTTTAGAACAACTGGGATCTAAATTTAGAGTAAAACTTGAAGAATTAAAAATACAACCTGAAAATAAACAGGAAAATGATAGAAGGTCTTTCTTAAAAAGATTTACCAAAACCGCAGCAGGATTAACCTTTTGGGCATTAATGCCTGAAATTTCCGTTAAAGAGGAAGATGAAAAAGATAGTCTCAAAAACATAGTAGAAAAAAAAGTTCAACTAAAAAAAAGAAAAGCATTAATTGAAGCTCTGAAAAACCTCAATATACCTGAAGAAAAACAGAATGAAATCAAATTTTCCGTAGAAAAAATATCCTTTACATCAGACAAATGGATTGACAACTACAAATGCACTAACTGTTCCGTGTGTTATAACATATGCCCAACAGGAGCACTAAAACCAGGTGCAGAAAGGCTACAAATACTTTTTGAACCTGCTTTATGTATAAAATGCAAGGTGTGTCATGAGGTCTGTCCTGAAGACTGTCTTCATTTAAAAGATAAACTTCCCCTAAACATATTTTTAAACGAAACAGAAATTCTTGCTAAACATATTATGATACCCTGTGAAGAATGTATGGTTCCCTTTTCATATAAAGGAGACACAACCCTCTGTCCAAGATGCAGAGAGTTGGAAGAAGAAATAAAAGACCTTCTTAAAATTGAGGATTAA